A stretch of Corallococcus macrosporus DNA encodes these proteins:
- a CDS encoding ArsR/SmtB family transcription factor encodes MATPSALDRTLAALADPTRRGVVDRLRQRPHPAGELAAAFDMSPPAMSRHLRVLRQTGLVEERIDADDARVRVYSLRPEPFAALRGWLDEVESFWADQLGAFKAHAERTRGTKPSGGRKS; translated from the coding sequence ATGGCCACCCCGTCCGCGCTCGACCGCACCCTGGCCGCACTCGCCGACCCCACGCGCCGGGGCGTCGTGGACCGGCTGCGCCAGCGGCCCCACCCCGCCGGAGAGCTGGCCGCCGCGTTCGACATGAGCCCTCCCGCCATGTCCCGCCACCTGCGCGTGCTGCGCCAGACGGGGCTCGTGGAGGAGCGCATCGACGCGGACGACGCCCGCGTGCGCGTCTACTCCCTGCGCCCGGAGCCCTTCGCCGCCCTGCGCGGCTGGCTGGACGAGGTGGAGTCCTTCTGGGCGGATCAACTGGGCGCCTTCAAGGCCCACGCGGAACGCACGCGCGGCACGAAGCCCTCCGGAGGCCGCAAGTCATGA
- a CDS encoding response regulator transcription factor gives MSTAPVDHRPSLLLVDDDTTLRERLARAFRERGWDVTTAGNHDEAMAAARRESPEYAVVDLRMPGQSGLELVRDLVAVDASTRVIVLTGYGSISTTVDAIRLGAVNYLPKPADADDILAAFARAEEAPNVAAPETLQAPSLARAEWEHIHRVLADSAGNISEAARKLGIHRRSLQRKLQKYPPSR, from the coding sequence ATGAGCACGGCGCCAGTGGATCACCGCCCCAGCCTGCTGCTGGTGGACGACGACACCACGCTGAGAGAGCGACTGGCCCGAGCCTTCCGTGAGCGAGGCTGGGACGTCACGACAGCCGGCAACCACGACGAAGCCATGGCAGCGGCAAGGCGCGAATCACCGGAGTACGCGGTGGTGGACCTGCGAATGCCGGGGCAGAGCGGCCTGGAACTGGTGCGCGACCTGGTGGCGGTGGACGCCTCCACACGGGTCATCGTGCTGACGGGCTACGGAAGCATCAGCACGACGGTGGATGCGATCCGGCTGGGAGCAGTGAACTACCTGCCGAAGCCAGCAGACGCGGATGACATCCTGGCGGCATTCGCCAGGGCGGAAGAGGCACCCAACGTAGCGGCGCCAGAAACGCTCCAGGCACCGTCACTCGCGAGAGCGGAGTGGGAACACATCCACCGCGTGCTCGCGGACAGCGCCGGAAACATCTCCGAAGCCGCGCGCAAGCTGGGCATCCACCGAAGGTCGCTCCAGCGGAAGCTCCAGAAGTACCCGCCGTCCCGCTGA
- a CDS encoding PAS domain-containing sensor histidine kinase, with protein MAPAWELPADSETPCVLLEPLHGETGEALDFRWTSMNVPAEGWVRSLELGRHVSLWTREGVALFDVAAFVRVLMRGVPHVGLVPGDPAGRRYVVVRHGEGLALWLLPRDEGQAADAHQAERERAARQEVEAALARAEQTVSALREAEERYRLATRATHDVLWDWHFATDRVRWDPGTGDAFGHATAVLEHKLGWWGERVHDEDRERVVDRLVEFVASTGDVWSEEYRFQRADGSWAHVLDRGVLARDDEGRPVRMIGSMMDVTERTRQLETMVEEARFRERFIGILGHDLRNPLNAIVLSARAQKRRGPLECTPEQHRQHAQRIEASATRMGNMIADLLDLTRARLAGGIPLRKGPTDLGAVCQQVVDELSAAYPDRAVAVDVDGKAEGEWDAERLAQVLSNLVGNALEHGSPDAPVFLRCWAKGEHQVLEVQNPGAPIPEDLRERLFDPFRQGEGERVQGRRNGGLGLGLFIVKEIVQAHGGTVEVTSSEKEGTTFTVRLPRPPRPKAKARAGKGRTRTA; from the coding sequence ATGGCTCCGGCATGGGAACTGCCCGCGGATAGCGAGACACCCTGCGTCCTCCTCGAGCCGCTGCACGGGGAGACAGGGGAGGCGCTCGACTTCCGGTGGACGTCCATGAACGTCCCCGCGGAGGGCTGGGTGCGCTCGCTGGAGCTGGGCCGGCACGTGTCCCTGTGGACGCGGGAGGGCGTCGCGCTGTTCGACGTGGCGGCGTTCGTGCGCGTGCTGATGCGGGGTGTGCCGCACGTGGGGCTGGTGCCGGGGGACCCGGCGGGGCGGCGGTATGTCGTCGTGCGCCATGGAGAGGGCCTGGCGCTGTGGCTGTTGCCGCGCGACGAGGGGCAGGCGGCGGACGCGCACCAGGCGGAGCGGGAGCGGGCGGCGCGGCAGGAGGTGGAGGCGGCGCTGGCGAGGGCGGAGCAGACGGTGAGCGCGCTGCGCGAGGCGGAGGAGCGCTACCGGCTGGCGACGCGCGCCACGCATGACGTGCTGTGGGACTGGCACTTCGCCACGGACCGCGTGCGCTGGGACCCGGGCACGGGGGACGCGTTCGGCCACGCCACGGCGGTGCTGGAGCACAAGCTGGGCTGGTGGGGCGAGCGCGTGCACGACGAGGACCGCGAGCGCGTGGTGGACCGGCTGGTGGAGTTCGTCGCGTCCACGGGCGACGTGTGGAGCGAGGAGTACCGCTTCCAGCGCGCGGACGGCAGCTGGGCGCACGTGCTGGACCGCGGCGTGCTGGCGCGCGACGACGAGGGGCGCCCGGTGCGGATGATCGGCTCCATGATGGACGTCACCGAGCGCACCCGTCAGCTGGAGACGATGGTGGAGGAGGCGCGCTTCCGCGAGCGCTTCATCGGCATCCTGGGACACGACCTGCGCAACCCCCTCAACGCCATCGTGCTGTCCGCGCGGGCGCAGAAGCGCCGGGGGCCGCTGGAGTGCACGCCCGAGCAGCACCGGCAGCACGCGCAACGGATTGAAGCCTCCGCGACGCGCATGGGGAACATGATCGCGGACCTGCTGGACTTGACGCGCGCCCGGCTGGCCGGCGGCATCCCGCTGCGCAAGGGCCCCACGGACCTGGGGGCGGTGTGCCAGCAGGTGGTGGACGAACTGTCGGCGGCGTACCCGGACCGCGCGGTGGCGGTGGACGTGGACGGCAAGGCGGAAGGGGAGTGGGACGCGGAGCGGCTGGCGCAGGTGCTCTCCAACCTGGTGGGCAACGCGCTGGAGCACGGCAGCCCGGACGCGCCGGTGTTCCTGCGCTGCTGGGCCAAGGGCGAGCACCAGGTGCTGGAGGTGCAGAACCCCGGCGCGCCCATCCCGGAGGACCTGCGCGAGCGGCTGTTCGATCCGTTCCGCCAGGGCGAGGGCGAGCGCGTCCAGGGCCGGCGCAACGGCGGGCTGGGGCTGGGGCTGTTCATCGTGAAGGAGATCGTCCAGGCGCACGGAGGAACGGTGGAGGTGACGTCTTCGGAGAAGGAGGGCACGACGTTCACGGTGCGGCTGCCCCGGCCTCCGCGCCCGAAGGCCAAGGCGCGGGCAGGCAAGGGCCGCACTCGGACGGCCTGA
- a CDS encoding VOC family protein encodes MKPIPSDWPRISSSLFYEDAPAAIDWLERAFGFQTRLKVEGADNTIVHSELAYGDGVIMVNSSGRHDHHRSPRLHGGANTQTLTVYVDDVDAHCAQARAAGAVIIMEPETKNYGDDWGTNRTYGAMDPEGHRWWFTQRVFTPA; translated from the coding sequence ATGAAGCCCATTCCCTCGGACTGGCCGCGCATCTCCTCCAGCCTCTTCTACGAGGACGCCCCCGCCGCCATCGACTGGCTGGAGCGCGCCTTCGGCTTCCAGACGCGCCTCAAGGTGGAGGGCGCGGACAACACCATCGTGCACTCGGAGCTGGCCTACGGCGACGGCGTCATCATGGTGAACTCCTCCGGACGCCATGACCACCACCGCAGCCCCCGGCTGCACGGGGGCGCCAATACGCAGACGCTCACGGTCTACGTGGACGACGTGGACGCCCACTGCGCCCAGGCGCGCGCGGCCGGCGCCGTCATCATCATGGAGCCGGAGACGAAGAACTACGGCGACGACTGGGGCACCAACCGCACCTATGGCGCCATGGACCCCGAAGGCCACCGCTGGTGGTTCACCCAGCGCGTCTTCACCCCGGCGTAG
- a CDS encoding ATP-binding protein, translating into MTPSPPPPPSEPSLRARINLVWLLRLRWGVLVGQAVLVAVAAWGLKLALPVPALVALLGVEAVTNAAVRAGLARARPVAEAAIFGLMLWDTLVLTGLLALSGGTHNPFTTLYLVNVALGTVLLPPRRTWAMLGFTLVAFGSLFLLQDVTLPGLERPDHAELMRLHLSGMWVAFAVAAGFIVYFIQRVTRALARREQELEQARARHARQEKVASLATLAAGAAHELSTPLSTIAVVAKELERALAASQTSDSAREDLRLIRQQVDRCRDVLVQMSADAGQTTGEPFQPIPLERLVEETLSELSGRERVRVEVPEALKQQEVHGPPRALARVLRGLVKNALQATPVGRSVELRVVSEGTGARLEVRDEGQGMPDAVLARAGEPFFTTKAPGEGMGLGLFLARSLAEQLGGSLELRSKAGEGTTARLSLPGTDAREAAA; encoded by the coding sequence ATGACGCCTTCGCCGCCGCCGCCCCCGTCCGAACCGTCGCTCCGGGCCCGCATCAACCTGGTGTGGCTGCTGAGGCTGCGCTGGGGCGTGCTGGTGGGTCAGGCGGTGCTGGTGGCGGTGGCCGCGTGGGGCCTCAAGCTGGCGTTGCCGGTGCCCGCGCTGGTGGCGCTACTGGGCGTGGAGGCGGTGACGAACGCGGCGGTGCGAGCAGGGCTCGCGAGGGCAAGGCCGGTGGCGGAGGCAGCCATCTTCGGGCTGATGCTCTGGGACACGCTGGTGCTGACGGGGCTGCTGGCGTTGAGTGGAGGGACGCACAATCCCTTCACGACGCTGTACCTGGTGAACGTGGCGCTGGGCACGGTGCTGCTGCCGCCGCGCCGCACGTGGGCGATGTTGGGCTTCACGCTGGTGGCGTTCGGTTCGCTGTTCCTGTTGCAGGACGTGACGCTGCCGGGCCTGGAAAGGCCAGACCACGCGGAGCTGATGCGGCTGCACCTGAGCGGCATGTGGGTGGCATTCGCGGTGGCGGCGGGCTTCATCGTGTATTTCATCCAGCGAGTGACAAGGGCGCTGGCAAGGCGTGAGCAGGAATTGGAGCAGGCCAGGGCAAGGCACGCGAGGCAGGAGAAGGTGGCCTCACTGGCGACGCTGGCGGCGGGAGCGGCGCACGAACTGTCCACGCCGCTGTCCACCATCGCGGTGGTGGCGAAGGAGCTGGAGCGAGCCCTGGCGGCCTCCCAGACCTCCGACTCCGCGAGAGAGGACTTGAGGCTGATCCGCCAGCAGGTGGACCGCTGCAGGGACGTGCTGGTGCAGATGTCCGCGGACGCGGGCCAGACGACGGGAGAACCCTTCCAGCCCATCCCCCTGGAGAGGCTGGTGGAGGAGACGCTGTCGGAGCTGTCCGGCCGTGAGCGCGTACGGGTGGAGGTGCCAGAAGCGCTGAAGCAGCAAGAAGTCCACGGTCCACCAAGAGCCTTGGCCAGGGTGCTGCGAGGCCTGGTGAAGAACGCGCTTCAAGCCACGCCAGTAGGCCGAAGTGTGGAGCTGAGAGTGGTGTCCGAAGGCACGGGAGCCAGGCTGGAGGTCCGCGACGAAGGCCAGGGCATGCCAGACGCGGTGCTGGCCCGAGCAGGAGAGCCATTCTTCACCACGAAGGCACCGGGAGAGGGCATGGGCCTGGGGTTGTTCCTGGCGCGTTCGCTGGCGGAGCAATTGGGCGGGTCGCTGGAGCTGCGTTCAAAGGCAGGAGAAGGCACGACGGCAAGGCTGAGCCTGCCGGGCACGGACGCAAGGGAGGCAGCGGCATGA
- a CDS encoding YncE family protein, whose amino-acid sequence MDSATEALTCGLNGRGTQSRICEAGKWSTPTTCEDPDVCVDSATEALTCGLNGRGTQSRSCEAGKWSAPGPCTDPDVCVDGASDSLVCGLNGRGTQIRTCDSGAWTSSACMDADVCTDEAVETRHCGVLGRQSRECKTGQWGDYDGCDAPASLSLQVAGRKDMVHDARRNLLYITTSGANGSGQVRVYNLVTRQFESPLLTGGSFFGIDLSPDGNGLLVADVDSNETKNWIHQIDLTTGESKKIEFSLDFYEGGTFTAVYTSDTEALVSSTFKGSGWVPLRKVNLTDGTAKSIKSVRQSTMLTASADGSTVAYAESNISSGSWGRFNVDAQTFAGSGTGWFVYEIAVSRQASQYAVPTYGGLFIYDGALKPHTTLGKYADTLPIGAVYSPIADELYLAWYSFNRRAPSIDVYSATTLTKLRDIELATGLFDWTGNGAFGNGRMRTSRDGRLLFATSGTDRVVIYPTGL is encoded by the coding sequence GTGGACAGCGCCACCGAAGCACTCACCTGCGGGCTGAACGGTCGCGGCACCCAGAGCCGGATCTGCGAGGCGGGCAAGTGGAGCACGCCCACGACCTGTGAGGACCCGGATGTCTGCGTGGACAGCGCCACCGAGGCACTCACCTGCGGGCTGAATGGCCGCGGCACCCAGAGCCGGAGCTGTGAGGCGGGCAAGTGGAGCGCGCCCGGTCCCTGCACGGACCCGGATGTCTGCGTGGACGGAGCCTCGGACTCGCTCGTGTGCGGGCTGAATGGCCGCGGCACCCAGATTCGCACCTGCGACTCCGGCGCATGGACCTCGTCGGCGTGCATGGATGCGGACGTCTGCACCGATGAGGCGGTGGAGACCCGTCATTGCGGTGTTCTCGGCAGGCAGTCCCGCGAGTGCAAGACGGGCCAGTGGGGCGACTACGATGGCTGTGACGCTCCCGCGTCCCTTTCCCTCCAGGTGGCCGGACGCAAGGACATGGTCCACGATGCCCGGCGCAATCTCCTGTACATCACCACCAGCGGGGCCAATGGCAGTGGTCAGGTGCGCGTGTACAACCTGGTGACGCGGCAATTCGAGTCGCCGCTGCTCACGGGTGGCTCCTTCTTCGGCATCGACCTGTCCCCCGACGGAAATGGGCTCCTCGTCGCGGATGTGGACTCCAACGAAACCAAGAACTGGATTCATCAGATCGACCTCACGACCGGCGAGTCGAAGAAGATCGAATTCAGCCTGGACTTCTACGAAGGGGGGACGTTCACGGCGGTCTACACGTCCGACACCGAGGCACTCGTCTCGTCCACGTTCAAGGGCTCCGGCTGGGTCCCCTTGCGCAAGGTCAACCTGACGGACGGCACCGCCAAATCCATCAAGAGCGTGCGTCAGAGCACCATGCTGACCGCGTCCGCCGACGGCTCCACGGTTGCCTATGCGGAGTCGAATATCTCCAGCGGATCCTGGGGACGCTTCAACGTGGATGCGCAGACGTTCGCTGGCTCGGGTACGGGCTGGTTCGTCTATGAGATCGCCGTCAGCCGGCAGGCGTCCCAGTACGCGGTCCCGACCTACGGAGGACTCTTCATCTACGACGGTGCCCTCAAGCCGCACACCACACTGGGCAAGTACGCCGATACGTTGCCCATTGGCGCCGTCTACAGCCCCATCGCGGATGAGCTCTATCTGGCGTGGTACTCGTTCAACCGCCGGGCGCCGTCTATCGATGTGTACAGCGCCACGACGCTGACGAAGCTGCGCGACATCGAGCTGGCCACGGGGCTCTTCGACTGGACCGGAAACGGCGCCTTCGGAAACGGCCGGATGCGCACCTCCCGCGACGGCAGGCTGCTCTTCGCGACGAGCGGCACGGACCGCGTCGTCATCTACCCCACGGGCCTGTGA
- a CDS encoding Imm5 family immunity protein translates to MSDNRVDAEDMDASMFAAAAYAGGPSWDASSAPARRLQFWEWWLSDSVPHAYCSVAS, encoded by the coding sequence CTGAGCGACAACCGGGTCGATGCGGAAGACATGGATGCGTCCATGTTCGCAGCGGCTGCCTACGCGGGCGGGCCTTCCTGGGACGCATCGTCCGCCCCTGCACGTCGGCTTCAGTTCTGGGAGTGGTGGCTATCGGATTCTGTACCCCATGCATATTGTTCCGTGGCGAGCTGA
- a CDS encoding SRPBCC domain-containing protein: protein MTADRARVTTFVAVSPLDAFEVFTEETDLWWGKSPRYRGLQHPSGVLRFDPLGPGGRLLESFEDHVFEIGRVLVWEPGARLVFQWRASNFAPGEITEVDVRFEPTFGGTRVVLEHRGWDAIRMDHPVRHGLDGPGTVATIGRWWGDLVTRFRLHAARPRPT, encoded by the coding sequence ATGACGGCCGACCGCGCCCGCGTCACCACCTTCGTCGCCGTGTCCCCGCTGGACGCCTTCGAGGTCTTCACCGAGGAAACCGACCTCTGGTGGGGCAAGAGCCCGCGCTACCGCGGCCTCCAGCACCCCAGCGGCGTCCTGCGCTTCGACCCGCTCGGCCCCGGCGGCCGCCTGCTGGAGTCCTTCGAGGACCACGTCTTCGAGATTGGCCGCGTGCTCGTCTGGGAGCCCGGCGCGCGGCTCGTCTTCCAATGGCGCGCCAGCAACTTCGCCCCCGGAGAAATCACCGAGGTCGACGTCCGCTTCGAGCCCACCTTCGGCGGCACCCGCGTCGTGCTCGAGCACCGGGGCTGGGACGCCATCCGCATGGACCACCCCGTGCGCCACGGCCTGGATGGCCCGGGCACCGTCGCGACCATCGGGCGCTGGTGGGGGGACCTCGTCACGCGCTTCCGGCTCCACGCCGCGCGGCCCCGCCCCACGTGA